The window GTCTCCTGGGCACCAGCCGATTGCTCGACATGACCATGAACAGCCCGGAGCAGGCTGTTTCTTTGACCGAGTCCTTTTTCCAGGGTAAATACGATGTCCTTGGGAAAGAACACGAAGGCGCGCCCAAAGACTTTTATCTGATCACAGGGAACTGGAAAGAGAGCAATTCGGAAATGGAACCAGGCGGGGTGCTGCAGGACGGTTCCCATTTCGCCTCCTGGATAACCACCGGCGTATCCCAGGCCATGACCCGGCTGCTGGGCAAGCGCTACCGGGAAATGATGGACAACATCGGTGCCTACCATTACTTCCCTCTGGCCATTGCCAAGGACAGCACCATGACCGGGGGCACCGTGACGGTGAAGGTCAAGCCGCTGTCCGGCACCATCGACCAGGCCGGCGGTCTGGCCTTTGCCATCCGCGACTTTGGCAACTACTTCGTCTTTCGTGTCAATACGCTGGAGGGCAACGCGGTTCTATTCGAATTCAAAAACGGCAAGCGCGTTGAGCGGGCGAATATCGACACCCCCGTGGCCGGAAACGTGTGGTACCGGCTGGGCGTGACAATACGTGGGCGCTGCATCCAGGCCTTCCTTGATGATGGGCTGATGGTGGAATACGAGCCTGACCGGGGCCTGGAAGGCCATGTGGGTCTGTGGACCAAAGCTGATTCAGTGACTCTTTTCAAGGAACTGACTATTAAACGCAGCACCAGTTAAATCCGGCAGCGCATAACGCCAGCAGTTATTATATCATGACCACCTGATTGATCCTGATTTCCACATCCCATTTTACCGGCATGCCCGTCCTTTTTTGATGTTGAAAGATTTAGACCCCGATGTTATGAAAGTAATATTGGTAATATCAAAACCGTTCGATTTTATTTCACATCCTTTTTAATCGAGAATGGCAAACATGATGTTTGAACTCAAAGGGAAAAGATGTTCGTTCAGACTGTGGCGATGGCGGTTCGTCTGGGTTTTTACTTTTCTTCTTTGCTTACAGACAGCCCTTTTTGCATGGGAAAAAGTCCCGGAAGCAATAACCGTTGTTTACAGTACAGACTGTGTGCCGTTCCATTTTCAGAACAACGATTTTTTTCCTGCTGTAAAACAAGGACGCACCGAACTGTTAAGGATGATCACGGCGGGCATGAACCAGATCACAAGCCATGAGTCCCGGCATATTGCCAGGGAATGGGCATCCGGACAAAAAAAACCAGATACCGACACTTTGATCATTGCGATGGACAGGCACTGCCCGCCCCTGACAATGATGGATACACAAGGAGACCCCAGCGGACTTTTAGTGGAGATGTGGCAGTTATGGAGTGAGAAGACCCGGACCCCGATTACATTTCGTCCATCCAGTTGGGAGGAGAGCGTCGACGCGGTAAAAAACGCAAAAGCAGATATCCACTCAGGACTATTTAAGAATGATGAAAGATCTCAATGGATGGACTTTTCAATTCCTATTTACCGGTCTGAGACCGCCCTGTATTTCAAAAAGTCCACCCCGGATTTTTCCTTGAAGGATCTTGCCGACTACAGGGTCGGGGCACTGGCAGGTTCTTATCAGGCAGATTATCTGACCCGGTATTTCCCCAAAATCAACACGGTGCCTCAAAGCGATGGAGAGGCTATGATCTTTTCCCTTCTGAAAGGAGATGTTGCAGCCATTCTTCATGAAACCATGACTGTGGAAGCAGATCTGAACCGTATGGGCCTGTCCGGCAGGTTGAAAAAAGGATCCCAGAGCGTGATGAACAATGCCATCCATGCAGGGGTTGCAAAGCAAAATAAAAAAATGCTGGATCTGATCAATGAAGGGTTTGCCGCCATCGGGCAAAATAAACTGGCCGAAATTGAAAGCCGATGGATTCCAAGGCAGGAAAACCGGTTTTATTCAACCAAATCCCAAGAGGTTGTATTAAACGAGGAAGAAAAACTGTTCCTGGCCAACCATGCGCCTTTGACCTTCAGTGAAGTCAACTGGAAACCCATGTCAATTGTTGACGGCACCAATCAATTTGACGGCATTATCGCTGATTATCTGGATCTGATCACACAGCGCAGCGGTCTTCGGTTTAAATTTTACCAAAGTGACACCTGGGAGCAGGTTCTTAAAAAGTATATTGACGGGGATATCGACGTGGTCCCGGCATTGGCGAAAACAGATAAAATTGACAGACCCATACTTCGTTCCAAACCCTTTGTGCGGTTTCCCCTTGTGATTGTCACCCTGGACAATGCGACCGCCCCATCCGATGTGTCCCAGCTGAAAAACCGCAAAGTTGCCGTGGGAAAAGGTTACACCAGTTATCATTACCTGAAAAACAACTATCCAGAGATAGAGCTTATTGAGACCGACGATGTCAAATCCGGCCTTCTGCTGCTGGCCAACCGCAGAGTATCTGCATTTGTGGGCCATATGGCGGTTGTCACCAGCTGCATCCAGGAAAATGGATTAACCAATCTCAAGATTGCCGGAGAAACAGATTACATTTTTGAGCACTGTATCGGGGTGGATCCCCAATACACTGCGGCCGTATCAATCATTAACAAAGTTCTGGATACCATGGCAGATCAGGAGCACCAAAAAATTTATAATCGCCATATCAGCGTACATTATGAAAAAGGTGTTGATTATTCGCTGATTTTAGAGGTGATGGCCGGGACCTTGTTTTTCGGGGGCTTTGTCCTTTACTGGAACCGTAAATTATCCCGGGAAGTGACGGAAAGGAAATTAACCGAGCAGCGTCTGGTGGAAAATGAGCGCAAAACCCGGGCCATGAGCGAAGCCATCCATGACGGTCTGGTGATGATTGATGAAAACGCTAAAGTGATGTACTGGAACCATGCCGCTGAAAATCTGTTCGGAATTAAAGCGGAAGATGCCATGGGCAGGGACATG is drawn from uncultured Desulfobacter sp. and contains these coding sequences:
- a CDS encoding transporter substrate-binding domain-containing protein; the protein is MNQITSHESRHIAREWASGQKKPDTDTLIIAMDRHCPPLTMMDTQGDPSGLLVEMWQLWSEKTRTPITFRPSSWEESVDAVKNAKADIHSGLFKNDERSQWMDFSIPIYRSETALYFKKSTPDFSLKDLADYRVGALAGSYQADYLTRYFPKINTVPQSDGEAMIFSLLKGDVAAILHETMTVEADLNRMGLSGRLKKGSQSVMNNAIHAGVAKQNKKMLDLINEGFAAIGQNKLAEIESRWIPRQENRFYSTKSQEVVLNEEEKLFLANHAPLTFSEVNWKPMSIVDGTNQFDGIIADYLDLITQRSGLRFKFYQSDTWEQVLKKYIDGDIDVVPALAKTDKIDRPILRSKPFVRFPLVIVTLDNATAPSDVSQLKNRKVAVGKGYTSYHYLKNNYPEIELIETDDVKSGLLLLANRRVSAFVGHMAVVTSCIQENGLTNLKIAGETDYIFEHCIGVDPQYTAAVSIINKVLDTMADQEHQKIYNRHISVHYEKGVDYSLILEVMAGTLFFGGFVLYWNRKLSREVTERKLTEQRLVENERKTRAMSEAIHDGLVMIDENAKVMYWNHAAENLFGIKAEDAMGRDMHGLIAPGQYIEKANEGLMRFAKTGRGAVVGKLQEITARHNDGTTFPVEVGVSSFQIGENWYAVGTIRDITDRLNARETVNAIRAELQQIFDNTHVGLFLLNSANQIQRCNERSAQILGYDSPVQMCGIDLAQIHLNCESHHVFIEKCHATLDKGEQVQMEYQLKKKDGTTVWCSLSGKSLDNGNPIDLNKGVIWAMDDITEEIKTRTALHENLKELERFYKMAINREEKMIDLKAEVNLLLKQTGQQEKYIVR